Proteins encoded by one window of Acetivibrio thermocellus ATCC 27405:
- the gatA gene encoding Asp-tRNA(Asn)/Glu-tRNA(Gln) amidotransferase subunit GatA, with the protein MRTGISELAKRLQSREISAVELTKAYIGAIEKLNPTINAYVHLTFDTAMKAAEKADQRLKEGGAPLLCGIPMALKDNICTDGLSTTCCSKILKGFKPYYDATVWEKLKAHGAVLLGKTNMDEFAMGSTSETSCYGAPLNPRNTNYVTGGSSGGSAAAVCANLAVYSLGSDTGGSIRQPASFCGVVGLKPTYGAVSRYGLIAYGSSLDQIGPMTNSVKDAAIVFDAIKGGDRRDQTSVDYDYGSSLAECLDRDVKGMRIGVAEEFFDGINPEIKSKIEEAIKLFERNGAVIENIRLPALKLALPVYYIIACAEASSNLGRYDGIRYGYRTSSYTSIEDMIVKTRSEGFGDEVKRRIMLGTYVLSSGYYDAYYKKACLIREEINREFDAVFEKCDVLVAPTAPNTAFPLNYKGAGPVEMYLSDICTVPVNIAGVPAISVPCGEDSNGLPVGMQIIGKKFDEATVLQAAHFYEQSAGEVIGVYEGGARI; encoded by the coding sequence ATGAGAACGGGAATATCTGAACTGGCAAAAAGGCTTCAAAGCCGCGAAATTTCCGCGGTGGAGCTGACAAAAGCATATATCGGTGCAATTGAAAAACTGAATCCAACCATCAATGCCTATGTGCATTTGACCTTTGATACCGCCATGAAGGCTGCGGAAAAGGCCGATCAAAGGCTTAAAGAGGGCGGTGCGCCGCTGCTCTGCGGTATCCCCATGGCCCTGAAGGACAATATTTGCACTGACGGACTTAGCACTACATGCTGCTCCAAAATCCTGAAAGGCTTTAAACCGTACTATGACGCTACCGTTTGGGAGAAGCTGAAAGCCCATGGTGCAGTGCTTCTGGGCAAGACCAATATGGATGAGTTTGCCATGGGAAGCACTTCGGAAACCAGCTGCTATGGGGCGCCGCTGAACCCCAGAAACACGAATTATGTTACCGGCGGTTCTTCGGGCGGTTCGGCTGCGGCAGTTTGCGCCAATCTTGCGGTATACAGCCTGGGCTCGGATACGGGCGGTTCCATTCGTCAGCCGGCCTCCTTTTGCGGAGTGGTGGGACTTAAACCCACTTATGGTGCGGTATCCCGTTATGGGCTCATCGCTTACGGCAGCTCTCTGGACCAGATTGGACCTATGACAAACAGCGTGAAAGATGCCGCCATCGTTTTCGATGCTATAAAAGGCGGCGACAGGCGCGATCAGACCAGTGTGGATTATGATTATGGTTCCTCTCTGGCTGAATGTCTGGACCGGGATGTCAAGGGAATGCGCATTGGTGTGGCCGAGGAATTCTTTGACGGTATCAATCCGGAGATTAAATCAAAGATTGAGGAAGCCATAAAGCTGTTTGAAAGAAACGGTGCTGTGATAGAAAATATCAGGCTTCCGGCCTTAAAGCTTGCGCTTCCTGTATATTACATTATCGCCTGTGCCGAAGCATCCTCCAACCTGGGACGATATGACGGTATCCGTTATGGTTATCGCACATCCTCATACACCAGTATTGAGGACATGATTGTCAAAACAAGGAGCGAAGGCTTTGGCGACGAGGTTAAACGCCGCATCATGCTGGGAACCTATGTGCTGTCCAGCGGTTATTATGATGCTTACTACAAGAAAGCCTGCCTGATTCGTGAAGAGATAAACCGGGAATTTGATGCCGTATTTGAAAAATGTGACGTGCTCGTTGCTCCTACTGCACCCAATACAGCATTTCCGCTGAACTACAAGGGTGCAGGCCCGGTTGAGATGTACTTGTCGGATATCTGCACTGTACCCGTCAATATCGCAGGCGTTCCGGCCATCTCGGTTCCCTGTGGGGAGGATTCCAACGGGCTTCCTGTCGGCATGCAGATCATCGGTAAGAAATTTGATGAGGCAACGGTTCTTCAAGCGGCTCATTTTTATGAACAAAGCGCCGGAGAAGTGATTGGCGTATACGAAGGAGGTGCCAGGATATGA
- a CDS encoding IS256-like element ISCth4 family transposase, which translates to MARKRIITPEKKELIRNLISEYNITSAKDLQEALKDLLGDTIQNMLEAELDEHLGYEKYESTEEAKSNYRNGYTSKTLKSSVGQVEIDIPRDRNAEFEPKIVPRYKRDISEIENKIIAMYARGMSTREINEQIQEIYGFEVSAEMVSKITDKILPEIEEWQKRPLGEVYPIVFIDAIHFSVKNDGIVGKKAVYIVLAIDIEGQKDVIGIYVGENESSKFWLSVLNDLKNRGVKDILILCADALSGIKDAINAAFPNTEYQRCIVHQIRNTLKYVSDKDRKEFARDLKRIYTAPNEKAGYDQMLEVSEKWEKKYPAAMKSWKSNWDVICPFFKYSKELRKIMYTTNTIESLNSSYRRINKSRTVFPGDQSLLKSIYLATVKITSKWTMRYKNWGLILGQLQIMFEGRI; encoded by the coding sequence ATGGCAAGAAAAAGGATAATAACACCAGAAAAGAAAGAGCTTATCAGAAATCTCATTTCTGAGTACAACATTACTTCAGCAAAGGATTTGCAGGAAGCATTGAAGGATCTGCTCGGAGATACGATACAAAATATGTTGGAAGCAGAGCTGGATGAACATCTCGGATATGAAAAGTACGAATCAACTGAAGAAGCGAAATCAAATTACCGTAACGGGTACACATCAAAAACATTAAAGTCAAGTGTAGGGCAAGTGGAAATAGATATCCCGCGGGACCGGAATGCAGAATTCGAGCCGAAAATTGTTCCCAGGTATAAAAGGGACATTTCAGAAATTGAAAATAAAATAATAGCAATGTATGCGCGGGGGATGTCTACCAGAGAAATCAACGAGCAGATACAGGAAATCTACGGATTTGAAGTATCTGCCGAGATGGTAAGTAAGATCACTGATAAAATACTACCTGAGATAGAAGAGTGGCAGAAAAGGCCTCTGGGAGAGGTTTATCCGATAGTATTTATTGACGCAATTCATTTTTCAGTAAAAAATGACGGCATTGTTGGGAAGAAGGCCGTATATATTGTGCTGGCGATTGATATAGAAGGGCAGAAAGATGTTATCGGTATTTATGTAGGAGAAAATGAGAGCTCAAAATTCTGGCTGAGTGTCTTAAATGACCTTAAAAACAGGGGTGTTAAAGACATTCTGATTCTCTGTGCTGATGCACTTTCAGGGATAAAGGATGCAATCAATGCGGCTTTTCCGAATACTGAATATCAGAGGTGTATAGTACACCAGATAAGAAACACGCTAAAGTATGTGTCAGATAAAGACCGAAAGGAATTTGCCAGGGACTTGAAACGGATATATACGGCTCCGAATGAGAAGGCAGGGTACGACCAGATGCTTGAGGTTTCAGAGAAATGGGAGAAGAAATACCCGGCAGCTATGAAGAGCTGGAAGAGCAATTGGGATGTTATTTGTCCATTTTTTAAGTATTCGAAGGAACTACGTAAAATCATGTATACGACCAATACTATTGAGAGCCTGAATAGCAGTTATAGAAGGATAAACAAATCAAGGACAGTATTTCCTGGCGACCAGTCACTTTTAAAGAGCATATATTTAGCTACAGTGAAGATTACTTCAAAATGGACGATGCGTTACAAAAACTGGGGTTTGATACTGGGACAGCTACAGATTATGTTCGAAGGGCGTATATAG
- a CDS encoding ABC transporter permease, whose product MKGYFAFLKKEFFEYTKTYKLFIMLMIFIIFGITNPLIAKLMPEIVGSLVTDGVVITLPEPTAYDAWAQFFKNATQMGLFVMVILFSGVLSSELSKGTLINLLTKGLSRTAVILSKYTCMVSVWTISISLCFGLTYGYTAYLFPQGETSNLLFSVFCLWLFGLFLLAALLFSATLTRSSYGGLLITGAVVVVCMVMNIIPDVHRYNPISLATDNMGLIMNSTEVSSLYSTIMISCLLSLIFVFLSVVIFRKKQL is encoded by the coding sequence GTGAAAGGTTATTTTGCATTTTTGAAAAAAGAGTTCTTTGAATACACAAAAACCTATAAACTATTCATTATGCTAATGATTTTTATAATTTTTGGAATCACGAATCCCCTTATAGCAAAATTGATGCCTGAAATTGTCGGAAGCCTTGTAACCGACGGCGTCGTCATAACATTACCGGAGCCGACGGCCTATGATGCCTGGGCACAGTTTTTCAAAAATGCGACCCAAATGGGACTTTTCGTAATGGTGATTTTGTTTAGCGGAGTTTTATCATCCGAACTGTCAAAAGGCACCCTTATCAATTTGCTGACAAAAGGATTGTCCAGAACAGCGGTCATTCTTTCAAAATACACCTGCATGGTTTCGGTATGGACGATAAGTATCTCTCTGTGCTTCGGACTGACCTATGGTTATACGGCGTATCTTTTCCCACAAGGTGAAACATCAAATCTGCTGTTTTCTGTGTTTTGCCTATGGCTGTTTGGCTTGTTTTTACTGGCGGCGTTATTATTTTCAGCCACATTAACAAGAAGCAGTTATGGAGGCTTGCTCATAACAGGTGCTGTTGTGGTTGTTTGTATGGTTATGAACATCATACCCGATGTGCATAGGTACAACCCTATTTCTTTAGCGACTGATAATATGGGATTAATCATGAATTCCACAGAGGTGTCTTCTCTCTATAGTACTATCATGATTTCCTGCCTGCTTTCATTGATTTTTGTGTTCCTTTCGGTAGTGATATTTAGAAAAAAGCAACTGTAA
- a CDS encoding helix-turn-helix domain-containing protein, with translation MKEINIARTIVKMRREKGLTQEDIANYIGVSKASVSKWETGQSYPDITFLPQLATLFNISIDELMGYEPQMSKEDIRKLYVKLSADFASKPFDEVLNSCREIAKKYFSCFHLLFHIGLLLVNNSTESGDKEKTLSVLSEAKELFVRVKTESDDAELVQLSLCMEACCALMMGNPNEVIELLEGTRKKIISSETILASAYQMIGKSKEAKMTLQAAIYQHMCNLFSALTDYLLLCTDTPEQFDKTLKRANDIAEAFDLKKLHPSLLMKLYIIAAQGYMMLGSKEKSLEILEKYTELVTGDIYPLQLKGDEYFNLIDQWIEELDLGNALPRDEKIIRKSMADGVINNPAFTILADEIRFRRIAEKLKNNCYQQDAP, from the coding sequence ATGAAAGAAATCAATATAGCCAGAACCATCGTTAAAATGCGGCGTGAGAAAGGACTGACGCAGGAAGACATTGCAAATTACATTGGCGTGTCGAAGGCTTCGGTTTCTAAATGGGAAACCGGTCAGAGTTATCCTGACATTACTTTTCTGCCGCAGCTTGCGACACTTTTTAATATAAGCATTGATGAGCTCATGGGTTATGAACCTCAAATGAGTAAAGAGGATATCCGTAAACTGTACGTGAAATTATCTGCCGATTTTGCTTCCAAACCTTTTGATGAAGTATTGAATTCTTGCCGCGAAATTGCTAAAAAGTATTTCTCCTGCTTTCACCTGTTATTCCACATTGGATTGCTGCTTGTAAACAACAGCACGGAATCGGGAGACAAGGAAAAAACCCTTTCTGTGCTTTCGGAAGCCAAAGAGCTGTTTGTTCGGGTAAAAACAGAAAGTGATGATGCCGAGCTTGTGCAACTTTCCTTATGTATGGAGGCATGCTGCGCGTTGATGATGGGAAATCCGAACGAAGTAATTGAGCTTTTGGAGGGAACAAGAAAAAAAATCATTTCCAGTGAAACGATTCTTGCTTCGGCCTATCAAATGATTGGTAAATCGAAAGAAGCCAAAATGACATTACAAGCTGCTATATATCAGCATATGTGTAATCTCTTTAGTGCATTAACCGATTATCTTTTGCTTTGTACGGACACTCCCGAACAGTTTGATAAAACGCTGAAGCGTGCAAATGACATTGCTGAAGCTTTTGACTTGAAAAAGCTTCATCCGTCGTTGCTCATGAAGCTCTACATCATTGCTGCCCAGGGATACATGATGCTTGGGAGTAAAGAAAAGTCTCTGGAAATTCTTGAAAAATACACGGAACTTGTCACCGGTGATATTTACCCATTGCAGCTAAAAGGAGACGAATATTTTAATCTGATAGATCAGTGGATTGAAGAGCTGGACTTGGGGAATGCTCTTCCAAGAGATGAAAAAATTATACGCAAGAGCATGGCTGACGGAGTCATCAATAATCCTGCGTTTACAATATTGGCTGATGAAATCCGGTTTAGGAGAATTGCAGAAAAACTGAAGAATAACTGTTATCAACAAGACGCACCATGA
- the gatB gene encoding Asp-tRNA(Asn)/Glu-tRNA(Gln) amidotransferase subunit GatB, protein MNYEIVCGIETHIELATKTKIFCGCTTEFGGEPNTHCCPVCTGQPGSLPILNQKVVEYAIKAGLALNCKINTKSHMDRKNYVYPDLPKAYQISQYDEPLCEKGYIELDSGKRIGITRIHIEEDAGKLVHENGYTYIDYNRSGVPLIEIVSEPDISSAEEAREYAEKLQLIMRYIGISDCKMQEGSMRCDVNLSLRKPGDSRFGVRTEIKNINSLSFIQKAVMAEAERQADILDAGGTVVQQTMRYDEATNSVSPMRDKENSDDYRYFPDPDILRFSINDEKVEEIRASLPELPFDKLKRYVNVLGLPEATARQIFRYRKVAEFFEGALAEGASVKNAANLIVGTIFSNMDTEEEKELFDIRISSAQFAALVKLADEKKINIGVAQSTLQKMLESGKPVEEFIKPEDLAGISDEELESLCKEAIDANPKAVADVRSGKDKAINVMFGYIMKKTGGKADIRKVEVLLRKLIGQ, encoded by the coding sequence ATGAATTATGAAATTGTCTGCGGAATTGAAACCCATATTGAACTGGCAACCAAAACCAAGATTTTTTGCGGCTGCACCACCGAATTCGGGGGAGAGCCCAACACCCATTGCTGCCCTGTTTGCACGGGTCAGCCGGGATCCCTTCCCATTCTCAACCAAAAAGTGGTGGAATATGCCATTAAAGCCGGCTTGGCGCTGAACTGCAAAATCAATACCAAGTCCCATATGGACCGAAAGAATTATGTATATCCCGATTTGCCGAAAGCCTACCAGATTTCGCAATATGATGAGCCCCTCTGTGAAAAGGGCTATATCGAACTGGACAGCGGCAAGCGTATCGGCATTACCCGCATTCATATCGAGGAAGATGCCGGAAAGCTCGTCCATGAGAACGGGTATACCTATATTGACTATAACCGCAGCGGTGTTCCGCTGATTGAAATAGTTTCCGAGCCTGATATTTCTTCCGCCGAAGAGGCAAGGGAGTATGCCGAAAAGCTGCAACTTATCATGCGCTATATCGGCATATCGGACTGCAAGATGCAGGAAGGTTCCATGCGCTGCGATGTCAATCTTTCACTGCGAAAGCCCGGTGATTCCCGTTTCGGCGTAAGAACCGAAATCAAGAATATCAACTCCCTGAGTTTCATTCAAAAGGCCGTCATGGCCGAGGCGGAAAGGCAGGCCGATATTCTGGATGCCGGTGGAACCGTTGTTCAGCAGACTATGCGTTACGACGAGGCAACCAATAGCGTCAGTCCTATGCGTGACAAGGAAAACTCCGATGATTACCGCTATTTCCCTGATCCCGATATTCTGAGGTTCAGTATCAATGATGAGAAGGTGGAAGAAATTCGGGCGTCCTTGCCTGAGCTGCCCTTTGACAAGCTCAAGCGGTACGTGAATGTCCTGGGTCTTCCTGAGGCAACAGCCAGACAGATTTTCAGGTATAGAAAGGTGGCTGAATTTTTCGAAGGCGCGCTGGCGGAGGGTGCAAGCGTTAAAAATGCGGCCAACCTGATTGTCGGTACCATCTTTTCCAATATGGACACCGAGGAGGAAAAGGAATTATTTGACATCAGGATTTCCTCTGCCCAGTTTGCCGCGCTTGTAAAGCTTGCCGATGAGAAGAAAATTAACATCGGAGTTGCCCAGAGCACTTTGCAAAAAATGCTGGAGAGCGGCAAACCGGTGGAGGAGTTTATTAAGCCGGAAGATCTTGCGGGTATTTCCGATGAGGAGCTTGAAAGCTTATGTAAGGAAGCCATCGATGCCAATCCCAAGGCGGTGGCCGATGTCAGAAGCGGTAAGGACAAAGCCATCAATGTGATGTTCGGATACATTATGAAAAAAACCGGCGGGAAGGCAGATATCCGCAAGGTTGAAGTTTTGTTGCGAAAATTGATTGGACAATAA
- a CDS encoding flagellin: MLYSEMRFLISSFFSGVIILFLAIKNSSYTLLFYHRRSQLVYIKYFTISVNLINQPSSAIEQFDTGISIVSRFRSRLGALQNRLEHALAISNINSGNTASSEARIRDADCVKEITGIMRSRILSQASM, translated from the coding sequence ATGTTGTACTCAGAAATGAGATTTCTGATAAGCTCTTTCTTTTCTGGTGTTATTATCCTTTTTCTTGCCATAAAAAACTCCTCCTATACTTTATTATTCTATCATAGAAGGAGTCAATTAGTTTACATAAAATATTTTACAATCTCAGTTAACCTTATTAATCAGCCTTCGTCGGCTATCGAACAGTTCGATACAGGAATAAGTATTGTTTCCCGATTTCGTTCTCGGCTGGGTGCGCTGCAAAACCGATTGGAACATGCTCTTGCTATTAGTAATATAAACTCCGGGAATACCGCAAGCAGTGAAGCGAGAATACGTGATGCTGACTGTGTAAAAGAAATAACAGGTATTATGAGGAGCCGTATTCTCAGTCAGGCTTCAATGTAA
- a CDS encoding ABC transporter ATP-binding protein, which produces MGVLEIRQLYKSFGHHEVLKGLDMDVPEHSIFGFVGQNGAGKTTTMKIILGLLKPDSGSVTVCGEKVTYGESKANRHIGFLPDVPEFYGYMNPMEYLKLCGEIAGLSKTQIKSRSEELLELVGLKDQKKRISGFSRGMKQRLGIAQALLNEPKLLICDEPTSALDPIGRKEILDILLAAKGKTTIVFSTHILSDVERICDRIAVLHDGKLALCGTLSEIKERHRLHGFILEFENEEAASCFENTEELKQPSISLSRDGSTVKVFMKDGGMDGHFLLGVLSQKRIVPLKFAVMEPTLESLFMEVVR; this is translated from the coding sequence ATGGGTGTCCTGGAAATCAGACAGCTTTATAAGAGCTTTGGGCACCATGAGGTGCTGAAGGGATTGGATATGGATGTCCCCGAGCATTCCATATTCGGATTTGTCGGGCAGAACGGCGCCGGCAAAACGACAACAATGAAAATTATTCTTGGGCTATTGAAGCCGGACAGCGGTTCTGTAACCGTATGCGGTGAAAAAGTTACGTATGGCGAATCCAAAGCCAACCGCCACATAGGGTTTCTTCCGGATGTTCCGGAGTTTTATGGATACATGAATCCAATGGAATATTTGAAGCTGTGCGGTGAGATAGCCGGCCTTTCGAAGACCCAAATTAAGTCAAGGAGCGAGGAGTTACTGGAACTTGTCGGACTGAAGGACCAAAAAAAGAGAATTAGCGGGTTTTCCAGAGGAATGAAGCAGCGCCTTGGCATTGCACAGGCCTTGCTGAATGAGCCAAAGCTCCTAATCTGCGATGAGCCTACATCAGCACTTGATCCAATCGGCAGGAAGGAAATACTCGATATTTTGCTTGCGGCAAAAGGGAAGACGACCATCGTATTTTCGACCCATATTCTATCGGATGTTGAAAGGATATGCGACCGTATTGCGGTATTGCATGACGGAAAGCTTGCGCTTTGCGGTACACTTTCGGAAATAAAGGAGCGCCATAGGCTCCATGGTTTTATCCTTGAGTTCGAGAATGAAGAAGCAGCTTCCTGTTTCGAAAATACGGAAGAGCTGAAGCAGCCGTCAATCAGTCTGTCACGGGATGGAAGCACGGTAAAGGTGTTTATGAAAGATGGCGGTATGGACGGGCATTTTTTGTTGGGTGTGCTATCGCAAAAGCGTATTGTTCCGTTGAAATTCGCAGTGATGGAACCGACTTTGGAAAGTTTGTTTATGGAGGTGGTTCGGTGA
- a CDS encoding PLD nuclease N-terminal domain-containing protein encodes MDSAMLKEYLPFLIPLVIAQYALAITALVHVLRHPRYRFGNKVMWVLIVLFIQFIGPALYFAFGRGEE; translated from the coding sequence ATGGATTCGGCTATGTTGAAAGAATATTTACCGTTTCTTATTCCGTTGGTCATCGCACAGTATGCACTTGCTATTACTGCACTTGTACATGTGTTGCGCCATCCCCGTTACCGTTTCGGAAATAAAGTGATGTGGGTTTTGATCGTCCTGTTTATACAGTTTATCGGTCCGGCCTTATACTTTGCTTTCGGTAGAGGTGAGGAATAG
- a CDS encoding Asp-tRNA(Asn)/Glu-tRNA(Gln) amidotransferase subunit GatC, with the protein MKISKTEVEKLAKLAKLSFSDEELERFTAEFDEIIAFADTINQSIEGGTEQIRSVGARMVSFDDLRPDEVVPSLPNEKILSNVEGYNGFFGLERSKK; encoded by the coding sequence ATGAAAATTTCGAAAACTGAGGTAGAAAAGCTTGCAAAACTTGCAAAGCTGAGCTTCTCGGATGAGGAGCTTGAGCGATTTACGGCTGAATTTGATGAGATTATAGCATTTGCAGATACCATCAACCAATCCATCGAAGGCGGGACCGAACAGATAAGAAGCGTGGGTGCCAGGATGGTCTCTTTTGATGACCTGCGCCCTGATGAAGTGGTGCCGTCCCTTCCCAATGAAAAAATCCTTTCCAATGTGGAAGGGTATAACGGATTTTTCGGCTTGGAAAGGAGTAAAAAATGA
- a CDS encoding glutamine synthetase III family protein gives MGKCIDEINCGMFGSAVFSDAVMQERLPKPVYKKLKKTIKEGLPLDPDIAEVVACVMKDWAVEMGATHFTHWFQPLTGVTAEKHDSFLSPTGDGKAIMEFSGKELIKGEPDASSFPSGGLRATFEARGYTAWDCTSPAFVKDKTLYIPTAFCSYTGEALDLKTPLLRSMEALSKQALRILRLFGDTTTKRVVTTLGPEQEYFLVDKEKFMQRKDLIYTGRTLFGAKPPKGQELEDHYFGIIKEKISRFMHDLDAELWKLGVSAKTKHNEVAPAQHELAPVFATTNIATDHNQLTMEIMKKVADRHGLACLLHEKPFAGVNGSGKHNNWSISTDDGRNLLDPGTTPSENAQFLIFLVAVIKAVDDYADLLRFSVATAGNDHRLGANEAPPAIMSIFLGDELTNVIEEIETGVVKNNGTSRTLEIGVSTLPVLPKDNTDRNRTSPFAFTGNKFEFRSVGSSQSIATPNFIINTIVAETLSQIADRLEKAQDFKAEVNAVVKEIIKNHKRIIFNGNNYSEEWVAEAERRGLPNLKTTVDAIPVLLAEKNIKVLEKHGVLNRAEVLSRYEICLENYVKTIRIEALTMIEMASRQILPASLAYVGKVADTVASLKAAGADSSFAKEELDELVSLTSGLKAAIDKLSAKLEEVDAHEGDSLEHARAYKDVIIPLMNELRAFADKLETMVDASLWPIPTYGDLLFSVI, from the coding sequence ATGGGAAAATGTATTGATGAGATCAACTGCGGTATGTTTGGGTCAGCTGTGTTTAGTGATGCTGTAATGCAGGAGCGTCTGCCAAAACCTGTTTATAAGAAACTGAAGAAAACAATCAAGGAAGGTCTTCCGCTTGATCCGGATATAGCTGAGGTTGTGGCCTGTGTGATGAAGGATTGGGCGGTTGAAATGGGTGCAACCCATTTTACCCACTGGTTCCAACCGTTGACCGGCGTTACTGCCGAAAAGCATGATTCCTTCCTGTCGCCAACAGGGGACGGCAAGGCCATCATGGAATTCTCCGGCAAGGAGCTTATCAAGGGTGAGCCTGATGCTTCGTCCTTCCCATCCGGCGGGCTTCGTGCAACCTTCGAGGCCAGAGGCTACACCGCATGGGATTGTACCTCGCCTGCATTTGTTAAGGATAAAACGCTGTATATTCCCACAGCTTTCTGCTCCTATACGGGCGAAGCCCTGGACCTGAAAACACCGCTCTTGCGTTCAATGGAGGCTCTATCCAAGCAAGCGCTTCGTATTCTGAGGCTCTTTGGCGATACTACCACAAAGCGGGTTGTAACAACCTTGGGACCCGAGCAGGAATACTTCCTTGTGGACAAGGAAAAGTTCATGCAACGTAAGGACCTGATCTACACCGGAAGGACCCTGTTTGGTGCAAAGCCGCCCAAGGGACAGGAGCTTGAGGATCACTATTTTGGAATTATCAAGGAGAAAATCTCCCGCTTCATGCATGATCTGGATGCCGAGCTCTGGAAGCTTGGAGTTTCCGCCAAAACCAAACACAACGAGGTTGCGCCCGCGCAGCACGAGCTGGCTCCGGTGTTTGCCACGACCAATATTGCAACCGACCATAACCAACTGACCATGGAAATCATGAAAAAGGTGGCTGACAGGCACGGGCTTGCATGCCTCTTGCATGAGAAGCCGTTTGCAGGCGTCAATGGTTCCGGTAAGCACAATAACTGGTCCATCTCAACCGACGATGGCAGGAACTTGCTCGATCCCGGAACAACGCCGTCGGAAAATGCCCAGTTCCTCATTTTCCTGGTGGCTGTCATCAAGGCTGTTGATGATTATGCGGATCTGTTGCGCTTCTCTGTTGCCACAGCCGGAAATGACCACAGACTTGGAGCCAACGAGGCACCTCCGGCAATCATGTCCATTTTCCTTGGCGATGAGCTGACCAATGTTATTGAGGAAATAGAGACCGGCGTAGTCAAGAACAACGGAACCAGCAGAACCCTGGAAATCGGTGTATCCACACTCCCAGTTCTTCCGAAGGATAACACCGACAGAAACAGAACCTCTCCCTTTGCATTTACGGGCAATAAGTTTGAGTTCAGGTCCGTGGGTTCCTCACAGTCCATCGCCACACCGAACTTTATTATCAATACCATTGTGGCTGAAACTCTGAGCCAGATTGCCGATCGCCTCGAAAAGGCTCAGGATTTCAAAGCAGAAGTGAATGCTGTAGTGAAGGAAATCATTAAGAACCATAAACGTATTATTTTCAATGGCAATAACTATTCCGAGGAATGGGTTGCTGAAGCCGAGAGAAGAGGTCTGCCGAATTTGAAGACCACTGTCGATGCCATTCCGGTACTTCTCGCTGAAAAGAACATAAAGGTACTTGAAAAGCATGGAGTTTTGAACCGCGCAGAAGTGCTTTCACGTTATGAAATCTGCCTGGAGAACTATGTCAAGACAATCCGTATAGAGGCCCTGACCATGATTGAAATGGCAAGCAGGCAGATCCTCCCCGCATCACTGGCCTATGTCGGAAAAGTTGCTGATACCGTTGCTTCCCTCAAAGCGGCAGGTGCCGATTCCTCCTTTGCCAAGGAAGAGCTTGATGAACTTGTATCACTGACATCAGGCCTGAAAGCCGCCATCGACAAACTGAGTGCGAAGCTTGAAGAGGTCGATGCGCATGAAGGAGATTCGCTGGAGCATGCCCGCGCTTATAAGGATGTCATCATCCCGCTGATGAACGAATTGCGCGCCTTTGCCGACAAGCTTGAAACCATGGTGGATGCAAGCTTGTGGCCGATACCCACCTATGGCGATCTCCTGTTTAGTGTCATCTGA